From the Penaeus chinensis breed Huanghai No. 1 chromosome 28, ASM1920278v2, whole genome shotgun sequence genome, one window contains:
- the LOC125040110 gene encoding transient receptor potential cation channel subfamily A member 1 homolog isoform X5: MEYLWRDRLENHTLLWLLARDGNSDLLASALERLGEQVRRRINTLDADKLAPLHYAARYAHTGTVRTLINAGAHVNIKGQDKLTPLHFAARYRKQIKSAKRRSPLPPVVNEEEEEDKEDGDDELEPEDKAVLTQTSANGFGVGALPEDSVVRILVECGAEINARDIYDQTPLHFAAMRGNDPSARDLLTCPQVDIEAKDKQMMTPLFVACSYGYVDIARRLVDAGAVPLAKDETLQTPLHRAAMEGHLEIVDLLLTAASTHNDEGWMLKTMVELRDAEEQTPLHLAVQNGHLRVAERLLEAGAEVDAVRDNLATPLHAAAAVGDIDLIQLLLNNNARLDSVDGNQQTALHRAAANDQSDAIIALLEAGAKLERRDKDSFTPLLVAACSGHAKAISTLLEHGADVSALDKDDRTAIFWCADQGFEEALRVILPAAESEDLIDVSDRFDDSPLHEAAKSGHVAIVRMLLDAGSQIDNKNEDGETALHVAAENGQTKVVRELVRRHKLLIPDENEESNTPLHLACLEGHADVVKVLLEHGAEVEARNTSLWTPLDCASAKGHVYCVHLLLDYDAPLDPLDKTKTTPLQLAAREGHVAVTKLLLERGASLSACDSNGRNALEQAIAAGRRDVCMAIIKSSEWETGMRNVRLDKKNRRITPMRMLIRKFPDVAEAVLDKCTATNGLESDDKEFEVNFNFELIDDSYTLPYNDVTSIASSVSLESPFDEDGVLLDAAEPYTSEARELKENHPLMLMVKYKRLNLLSHPVSITLVKHKWMSYGRVVYYSALLFYLVFLTFLTGYILTARNWTWVASQLNTSKIDSIMLSEIKEKDSCADIENNVDMNRSVFVVSGKWVIIIMAVINIMREMFQFYQARLNYLGLENLLEWCCYVTAVVLVWDFNDCAVRQDWQWQVGAASLFLGWMNLLLFIRKLPFLGIFVVMFTDVFATFLKFSVVFFLFIVAFALSFYTVLNDQKSFESPGDSLIKTTVMMIGEFEFDSIFHENELEYPEITYILFVCLLILLSIIIMNLLVGLAVDDIKAVQDQAILKRLAMQTQLVFDVEVLIPEALRRMYIVAKKSVHPNARHGVCSRMFGDFQIINSFEFIEGEQMNEHEIMRRDMTQMMTDMRELKSQNQRLHSILVALLHFRDREDQEEAPVQPDIAKYLW; the protein is encoded by the exons CTGGCCCGCGATGGCAACAGCGACCTGCTGGCGTCGGCCCTGGAGCGCCTCGGGGAGCAGGTCCGGCGCCGCATCAACACCCTGGACGCGGACAAGCTGGCGCCCTTGCACTACGCCGCCCGCTACGCACACACTGGCACGGTCAGGACGCTCATCAACGCCGGCGCCCACGTCAATATTAAGGGCCAGGATAAACTGACGCCCTTGCATTTCGCCGCCAG ATACCGGAAACAGATCAAATCCGCCAAGAGGAGGTCTCCGTTGCCTCCTGTTgtcaacgaagaggaagaggaagacaaggaagacggGGACGACGAACTGGAGCCCGAGg ACAAGGCCGTCCTGACGCAGACTTCGGCGAACGGCTTTGGTGTCGGCGCCCTCCCCGAGGACTCCGTCGTTCGAATCCTAGTAGAATGCGGAGCCGAAATCAACGCCAGGGACATCTACGACCAGACGCCTCTCCACTTCGCCGCTATGAGAGGGAACGACCCGTCTGCGAGGGACCTTCTGACATGCCCGCAAGTCGACATCGAg GCCAAAGACAAGCAGATGATGACTCCTCTGTTCGTCGCCTGTTCCTACGGGTACGTGGACATCGCCCGCCGTCTGGTGGATGCTGGGGCCGTTCCTTTGGCCAAGGACGAAACTCTACAGACGCCCCTCCACCGCGCTGCCATGGAGGGCCACTTG GAAATTGTAGACCTCCTGTTAACGGCGGCATCGACTCACAATGACGAGGGATGGATGTTGAAGACGATGGTGGAGTTACGTGACGCCGAGGAGCAGACGCCGTTACATCTGGCGGTGCAGAATGGCCACTtaagg GTGGCCGAGCGGCTCCTCGAAGCGGGCGCTGAAGTCGACGCCGTTCGGGACAATTTGGCGACGCCCCTCCATGCCGCCGCTGCTGTGGGGGACATCGATCTCATCCAGCTCCTGTTGAAT AATAATGCTCGACTGGACAGCGTCGACGGGAACCAGCAGACAGCCTTACATCGCGCAGCAGCAAATGATCAGTCAGATGCCATAATAGCTCTTCTTGAGGCCGGAGCGAAGCTGGAACGGAGAGATAA GgactccttcactcctctcctagTAGCTGCTTGCTCTGGTCATGCCAAGGCTATCAGCACGTTGCTCGAACATGGTGCTGATGTGTCCGCCCTCGACAAAGATGACAGGACGGCTATATTTTGGTGCGCTGATCAAGGCTTTGAGGAAGCTCTTAGG GTTATACTACCAGCAGCTGAAAGTGAAGACCTCATAGATGTTAGCGACAGGTTTGATGATTCTCCCCTACACGAGGCAGCTAAATCGGGTCATGTTGCTATAGTTAGGATGCTCCTTGATGCTGGTTCTcagattgataataagaatgaggatgGGGAGACAGCACTTCATGTGGCAGCTGAAAATGGCCAAACCAA GGTAGTCCGAGAACTCGTACGACGACATAAACTCCTTATTCCTGATGAAAATGAGGAGTCCAACACACCACTTCATTTAGCATGTCTGGAAGGTCATGCTGATGTTGTGAAGGTCCTGTTAGAGCATGGTGCAGAGGTTGAGGCAAGGAACACGTCACTCTGGACACCTCTTGATTGTGCATCTGCCAAGGGACATGTTTACTGCGTCCACTTGTTGTTGGACTATGATGCACCGCTGGATCCCCTAGATAAG ACAAAAACAACACCTCTCCAGCTTGCAGCAAGAGAAGGGCATGTAGCGGTAACAAAATTATTACTGGAACGAGGAGCTTCACTCTCTGCCTGTGATTCAAATGGGAGAAATGCCTTAGAACAAGCTATAGCTGCAGGAAGGAG GGATGTCTGTATGGCCATTATTAAGTCATCAGAGTGGGAGACTGGAATGAGGAATGTGCGGTTGGACAAGAAGAACCGACGAATAACGCCAATGAGAATGCTGATTAGGAAATTTCCTGATGTTGCTGAAGCTGTACTAGATAA GTGTACAGCAACCAATGGTCTGGAATCGGATGACAAGGAGTTCGAAGTCAATTTCAACTTTGAACTCATTGATGACTCGTACACACTTCCATACAATGACGTAACCTCCATTGCCTCGTCGGTCTCCTTGGAATCCCCGTTCGACGAGGATGGTGTACTCCTTGATGCGGCAGAACCATACACCAGTGAGGCTCGAGAACTCAAAGAGAATCACCCTCTTATGTTGATGGTGAAGTACAAACGTCTAAATCTCCTTTCCCATCCTGTGTCCATTACGTTAGTCAAGCATAAGTGGATGAGTTATGGAAG GGTGGTTTACTACTCTGCTCTCTTGTTCTACTTGGTATTCCTCACTTTCCTCACTGGATATATCCTGACTGCCAG GAACTGGACATGGGTTGCTAGCCAGCTGAATACGAGTAAGATCGACAGTATTATGCTtagtgaaataaaggaaaaggatagTTGTGCG gatattgaaaataatgttgaCATGAACCGAAGTGTATTCGTGGTGTCTGGAAAATGGGTGATCattataatggcagtaataaacaTAATGCGAGAAATGTTCCAGTTTTACCAG GCTCGACTGAACTACTTAGGCTTGGAGAATCTTTTGGAATGGTGCTGTTACGTTACTGCTGTGGTACTTGTTTGGGACTTCAATGACTGTGCAGTGAGGCAG GACTGGCAGTGGCAGGTTGGAGCAGCCTCTCTCTTCCTTGGCTGGATGAACTTGCTCCTCTTCATCCGAAAACTCCCCTTCCTCGGCATCTTTGTCGTCATGTTTACTGATGTCTTCGCAACGTTCCTCAAGTTCTCTGTggtcttcttcttattcattgTTGCTTTTGCACTCAGTTTCTACACT GTATTAAATGATCAGAAATCCTTTGAGTCACCAGGAGACTCCCTTATCAAGACCACGGTAATGATGATTGGAGAATTTGAATTTGACAGCATATTCCACGAAAACGAACTAGAG TATCCAGAGATCACATACATCTTATTTGTGTGCTTGCTCATCCTGTTGTCAATTATCATCATGAATCTGTTGGTTGGTCTTGCTGTCGATGATATTAAGGCTGTACAAGATCAAGCAATTCTCAAAAGGCTTGCTATGCAGACTCAG CTGGTATTTGATGTGGAAGTCCTGATACCGGAAGCCCTAAGGCGAATGTACATTGTTGCGAAAAAGTCTGTCCACCCGAATGCTCGACACGGAGTTTGTTCACGGATGTTCGGAGATTTCCAGATCATTAATAGCTTTGAGTTCATAGAAGGGGAACAG ATGAACGAACACGAGATCATGCGTCGGGACATGACACAGATGATGACTGATATGCGGGAACTCAAGTCGCAGAACCAGCGCCTCCACTCGATCCTCGTGGCTCTACTCCATTTCCGTGATCGTGAGGACCAGGAAGAAGCTCCCGTACAACCTGATATTGCAAAATACTTATGGTAG